Genomic segment of Parageobacillus genomosp. 1:
CGGGAAGAAGTTCTCGCCTGCTGGGAAAAAGGGTGGAGCACATTTTTCACTACATTAAATGAAATTACTGAAAATGACCTGTTAAAAACCGTGACGATTCGAAATGAACCACATTCCGTCATTCAAGCCATCGAGCGGCAAATGTACCATTACTCCTATCATGTCGGGCAAATTGTTTATATCGCGAAACAAATTAAGTCTACAGGCTGGAAAACATTGACGATACCAAGAAACAAATAAATCTAAGGATGGTTTTTGGTTATTGTAGAGAAAGGCAATAGGAATTTTCCTGATGCCTTTCTGACGAAATTAACCATCACAATGAGATATAGATGAATAACATTCAAAGAAAAAACTGCCTGTTTTTTGGCAGTTTTTTCGATACTCCTTCCGTCGTCAATCAACTGTGGGAACAACTATTCCCCGTCTCCGATCACCGCTTGATTCGTTCCCCGATTTCATCGCGAACACGCTGGAATAGACCATTTTTCTTCTTCTGTTCCTTCTGCCTTTGCCAGATTATCAATCCAAACGAAAGTGTGAAAGAACGAGGTCATATTTAGCAAAGCAACCGCATATCGTACATTAGCTTATCTAAATCGAGAGGTGAAGCCACATGTGGAGTCCATCTAACATGCCGGGGCATTTTGCTGAAGACAGAACAAGAGCTATGCTTTTACCACCAGAACAATTTGCAGACCCGCCAGAGTCTCTTTCAGAAAAAATGTTTATTGAACGCTCCCTTACTGAAAATAAATTTTGGCTTCGTATTATGAAGGAGCATGCATTGTTTCTTGGGGATGGTATGAATAGAAATGATAAAGATTTAATTCAACAAACAGAACGTTTCTACCACTATTTTGAACAACAAGAAAAAAGGGCGCATCAAACCCCAGAATCAGTTACAGCAGTTAGAAAACTTAATGAGGATAGTATCCAGTTGGTATATGGATTTAGAAATTTCAAAAGAAATCTTCTCATTCTTATTATAAATGGAAAAGTTCAAGGTTTTAATTTTCCTCTCCTTGTTGACCATATTGCTCGTGAAGCAGAGTATTTTATGAATAGTCTTCAAAAATTTAACAATGGCATATTAGAGCCTATTCAAGATGCCATTATCCATGAGAATGTGTTTTGGCTGCGCATTATGATGGAGCATTCCCGTTTTATCGCTTCATTACTAGATCAATCTGAAAGAAATTTGGTAGCTACTGCACGAAAATTTGGTGACGATTTCGAAACCCTGTTAAACCAAGCTAGGGACGTGGAATCCATGCTTTATCAAAAGAAACCGACCTATCCGATCATCGGAAAGATGAATAAGGATAGTGAAAGCGCAACCGAAGAATTAAGAAACTTCAAGAAAGCGGGGCTTGAGCTAATTAAACATTCCCAGATTCGAAGTGTCATTAATCCATTACTCGCTGACCACATTGTTCGCGAAGCTGAACACTTTTTATTCATGATTCGTGTTCTTGAAGAACGGTTAAAACAAAAACAGAAAGAGACAAACATGTGAAAAAGAGATGCAATTTGTTATTATCCCCTACAAGTAGACAGCAAAAAAAGAGGACATTTGATATGATGTTCTTAAGTGTCTACTTGGGAGGGGATTTTTTATGGCGAAAAAAGGACAAACTTTTAACACCTGTTCCAAAAGAGCTGAAACGGAAAAAATGCGAACTCCTTTGTTCAGGTCTTATCAAGACAAGATACTATTACTTGTGCGACATCTCCACGTGGGATATCTCTTCCTGCAATGTTTTCAAAATGCTCAGCGATTTTCACTAGGCGGTTCAAAACTTAGATACCCCGGACCAACAATGGCATATGTTAATGCGCTTCTAATGAACCTCTCCCACCTACACTCTGTTTAGAGGTGGGAGACTTCTCGGTAAATATGTTAAATATAGATTTAACCGCTATTTACGAACGTAAAATTATACACAATTTAGTATAATTATTCATAATTTCAACTTTTTATGAAAAAGATTCGTGTCGAAAAATAAATATTTATGTCAAAAAAACACTAATCATTCATACTTAACATCTGACAATCCTTTTTTTACAATATTAAATGTTGGAATCATTAAAAAATTTTGTCATATAAAGGAGGGTGTGAATATGTTCCTCGATATTGTAAAAAACGTTCTATTAAATTTATTCTTCATTCTGATCCCAGTTTTCATTCTTGCATTGTGGCTTGAGGAAAGAAACGCACCTGAAAAAATAAGGAAGTACGTTTTAGCACTTGCTTCCGCTGTTATCATCATTCTTTGCATGACATTTCCTATCAATGCCAACATCGATACAGAATATTTTTATGACTTACATCAAGTTCCTTTTTGGTTAGGAAGTTTATATAAAGGACCGATCGCCAGCCTTTTTCTTTGTATGGTGACGATTGGCTACCGTTCTTTTTTTGGCGGAAAAGAATTGATGCTGACCTCTATTATATCGATCTTTATTATGCTCACCAGCATTGCCTTATCGAAAAAATTTTTAGCCTTGTCTTCAAAACAGCGCATTTTACTTGCTTTTCTATTATCAGCTGTTTCCGAGATCCTCATGGTCGTTTTGATCAAATCATTTCATCACACATTGCCGGCTTCTTCAGCGCTTTGGTTCTACTTGTCTGTTCAGCCAATCAGTATGATTTTAACATGCTATCTTAAGGAAGTTTTATATAAAAACAGCGTATTAAGAAAACGAATTATCCGCGCGGAAAAAATGGAAGTGGTCAGCCACCTAGCTGCTTCCATTTCCCATGAAGTGCGTAACCCGCTAACAATCGCGCGAGGGTTTATGCAATTACTGGAGCAAAGTCATTTAGCGCAAGAAAAGCGGAAACAATACATTCGTATTGCCATCGAAGAATTAGATCGCGCTGAAGCGATTATCACTGATTATCTTACATTCGCAAAACCTGCTCCAGAAAGTGTAGAAAATCTAAATGTGAAAACAGAAATTGAACGAGTCATCGATATTGTACGTCCACTTGCAAACATGAATAGCGTTGCAGTTCAAACATCACTCATTCCTTGTAACGTCAAAGGTGAACGCCAAAAGCTTCAACAATGCATACTCAATATAATAAAGAACGCTATTGAAGCAATGCCAAATGGCGGCACACTCAAAGTTTACATTTCTATCGAAAAAGATCAGGTGCTTATCCGCATCTCGGATACAGGGGTCGGAATGACAAAAGAGCAAATCGAACGCCTTGGAGAACCATATTTTACAACAAAAGGAAGAAGAGGTACCGGGCTTGGAATGATGGTCGTCTATCGAATTATCGAATCGATGGGTGGAACGATCCAAATTGCAAGCGAAGTCAACAAGGGCACGCAAGTATCATTATATCTTCCGCTCGCACAATCTCTGCACACCCCATCTGTTGAGCAAAACCGAAACATCTCGGTCGCTTCACGAGACGAAACACGAATTAGAAAAATGATCCCAAACATAAAAATTACGGTAGATTAGATTAGTCTTATTTTGCACTTTTAAATGCAAGGATGCCGAACATAAATCGTTCGAATTTACCCAAGGTAATAAACTAATTGTTCAATTTCGTTGAGACTCGGGGAGAATTAGGGTCAATCGAAACATGAGACCTTATCTCCTTCTTAGTATGACCAATTGAGTGTTAAAACTCTTCCTCATTTAAGATTCATAGTATAGTATCAATAATAACCGACTTACCTCCTCTATTTTTCACCTAGAATAAGCAGTAAGTCCTTCATTTAAACAACTAAACAACAAAACAATCATCATCCTTCTATACCTAATTTTTATTATATTAAACTTAAAAAAGACCAATGACCTTCAGAAGAAGATCAAACGATCTTCTTCTTTTAATGTTTGGTAATAATTTTTACTAACTCCCACATGAATCGTAAGTTTACTCAGAAAAATTTTTGCCCCGTGAAAAAACCATTTTATTTCTGATGGTTTTGGTTTTCTCCGAACTAACTTTCCCCTCCAAAAAAACTCTTTTTCACAAGTATTGTTTTATGTTATGATTGTAGAACATGTTGCAAAACGAATAATACCCATAAAAAATCCATCACTTTGGAAATCATATACAGTGACCAAAATCAAGCGGCAGTGGCACCTGAACT
This window contains:
- a CDS encoding DUF2935 domain-containing protein, whose translation is MPGHFAEDRTRAMLLPPEQFADPPESLSEKMFIERSLTENKFWLRIMKEHALFLGDGMNRNDKDLIQQTERFYHYFEQQEKRAHQTPESVTAVRKLNEDSIQLVYGFRNFKRNLLILIINGKVQGFNFPLLVDHIAREAEYFMNSLQKFNNGILEPIQDAIIHENVFWLRIMMEHSRFIASLLDQSERNLVATARKFGDDFETLLNQARDVESMLYQKKPTYPIIGKMNKDSESATEELRNFKKAGLELIKHSQIRSVINPLLADHIVREAEHFLFMIRVLEERLKQKQKETNM
- a CDS encoding ATP-binding protein is translated as MFLDIVKNVLLNLFFILIPVFILALWLEERNAPEKIRKYVLALASAVIIILCMTFPINANIDTEYFYDLHQVPFWLGSLYKGPIASLFLCMVTIGYRSFFGGKELMLTSIISIFIMLTSIALSKKFLALSSKQRILLAFLLSAVSEILMVVLIKSFHHTLPASSALWFYLSVQPISMILTCYLKEVLYKNSVLRKRIIRAEKMEVVSHLAASISHEVRNPLTIARGFMQLLEQSHLAQEKRKQYIRIAIEELDRAEAIITDYLTFAKPAPESVENLNVKTEIERVIDIVRPLANMNSVAVQTSLIPCNVKGERQKLQQCILNIIKNAIEAMPNGGTLKVYISIEKDQVLIRISDTGVGMTKEQIERLGEPYFTTKGRRGTGLGMMVVYRIIESMGGTIQIASEVNKGTQVSLYLPLAQSLHTPSVEQNRNISVASRDETRIRKMIPNIKITVD